The Saprospiraceae bacterium genome includes a window with the following:
- a CDS encoding glycosyl hydrolase, with protein sequence MLFTSFIYSQDNSSKSFDNLKFRYIGVDGNRTIAVVGEVGNPMVSYVGAASGGIFKTEDGGLNWKPIFDDQDVAAIGSLAIAPSNQNQIWCGTGETFVIRPAHQYGNGIYKSSDAGKTWKHMGLENSARIGRIVVHPVDTNTVYAAVLGNTHAPQKDKGVYKTTDGGKTWQQVFFVNEYTGCNEIEIDLNNPDILFAAMWQADIKTWGLKSGGEGSGIYRSTDAGKTWEPMNTKGIEFGKNHPVGKTSVCIAPSNSNIVYALIEDKEPRLYRTENGGNSWTLVKKDHSMAQRAPYYTRVRVSTGSADEVYTICVNILKSKDGGKTWVKGEGSPWAMGGDCHDMWFDPKNPNRQMVAHDGCMNMSMNGGKSWQNINLPVAQMYHVAVDNMIPYHVFGNRQDGYSYRGPSNSRTGSITLSHWENCGGCESGFAQADPFQPNIIWSGCYDGGLDVTDMNTGIARDVRVWPETQYGWKPADVKYRWHWNFPMVISKHQRNTVWVGSQFIHRTTNGGQSWEIISPDLTTADPSKMDNSGGIANDNLNTWDGCTTLNMAESPVADGTLWVGTNDGLLHVTTDGGKNWINVTKNISGLPEGGSVSCIEPSHFDAKTCYVSYRLNYIGDTKSYIFKTTDNGLTWIKIKGDIPQNQLSTIFQIKEDPALKGLLYTGTDNGLYFSHNDGQKWTRLKNNLPPAPVYGIAVQKHFGDLVIGTYGRGFYILDDLTPIREWTNQVKDKSNHLFGIRPAYRFQRLQGTHAEGGDFSGQNPSYGATINYYQKDTLSKAAKIVVLNMSGDTIKKYTAINKSGIFRTNWDLRGEAAKLPRLSTKPRGNDWLELDKDGTRPIYPWDLDMQPGLNAPLVPEGKYKVQYIADNKVQEQIVEVKKDPNLPSSTEDIKKQYEFGVKLNRDIKVTTKLIEDMEKQRAALLKAIASEKSDIKKKDLTHLEEQIYQLESGLLDLKQTGARQDNFRNPVNVLERFLAIGKELLVSSGDHPPTNQQAEVYTLTNKKLISIQEAHKKLMESKEWKAWIGDRP encoded by the coding sequence ATTTTGTTTACGTCATTCATTTATTCCCAAGATAACTCTTCCAAATCCTTTGATAATCTAAAATTCCGTTACATAGGTGTCGATGGCAACAGAACCATCGCTGTTGTAGGTGAAGTAGGTAATCCCATGGTCTCTTATGTAGGGGCGGCATCAGGTGGTATCTTCAAGACCGAAGATGGAGGGCTTAATTGGAAACCCATCTTTGACGATCAGGATGTGGCAGCCATAGGTTCATTGGCTATCGCGCCTTCCAATCAGAATCAAATATGGTGCGGTACAGGGGAAACTTTTGTAATTCGACCCGCACATCAATATGGCAACGGTATCTACAAATCATCTGATGCAGGCAAAACATGGAAACATATGGGACTTGAAAATTCAGCCCGAATAGGTAGAATAGTCGTACACCCGGTAGATACCAATACTGTTTATGCCGCCGTATTGGGTAATACTCATGCACCCCAGAAAGATAAAGGTGTGTATAAAACAACAGATGGAGGCAAAACCTGGCAACAGGTATTTTTTGTCAATGAATATACAGGATGTAATGAGATTGAAATAGACCTGAATAACCCTGATATATTATTCGCTGCTATGTGGCAGGCCGATATAAAAACATGGGGACTGAAGTCCGGAGGAGAGGGCAGTGGTATCTACCGCTCGACAGATGCCGGCAAAACCTGGGAACCTATGAATACCAAAGGTATAGAGTTTGGTAAAAATCATCCTGTCGGAAAAACATCAGTCTGTATCGCACCATCCAACTCCAACATCGTTTATGCGCTCATAGAAGATAAGGAACCCAGATTGTATCGCACCGAAAATGGCGGAAATAGCTGGACATTGGTCAAAAAAGACCATTCTATGGCGCAACGCGCACCTTATTACACCAGGGTACGCGTATCCACCGGAAGTGCCGATGAAGTATATACCATTTGTGTCAATATCCTGAAATCCAAAGATGGAGGTAAAACCTGGGTAAAAGGGGAAGGAAGTCCATGGGCGATGGGCGGTGATTGTCATGATATGTGGTTTGACCCCAAAAATCCCAACAGACAAATGGTAGCTCATGATGGCTGTATGAATATGTCCATGAATGGCGGGAAATCATGGCAAAACATCAATCTACCTGTAGCACAAATGTATCATGTGGCTGTGGATAATATGATTCCGTACCATGTTTTTGGCAACAGGCAGGATGGATATTCTTATCGTGGTCCGTCCAACAGCAGGACAGGAAGTATCACACTCAGCCATTGGGAGAATTGTGGTGGATGTGAGTCAGGTTTTGCTCAGGCCGATCCGTTTCAACCCAATATTATCTGGTCTGGCTGTTATGATGGTGGACTGGATGTCACGGATATGAATACAGGTATAGCAAGAGATGTAAGGGTATGGCCGGAAACTCAGTACGGCTGGAAACCTGCAGATGTAAAATATCGCTGGCACTGGAATTTTCCGATGGTCATCTCTAAGCATCAACGAAATACCGTGTGGGTAGGAAGCCAGTTTATACACAGGACTACCAACGGAGGTCAATCGTGGGAAATCATCAGCCCTGACCTCACGACTGCCGATCCCTCCAAAATGGACAATTCAGGTGGTATAGCCAATGATAACCTCAATACCTGGGATGGATGTACTACACTCAATATGGCTGAATCCCCTGTGGCAGATGGTACGCTTTGGGTAGGTACCAATGATGGTTTGCTCCATGTCACCACTGATGGTGGCAAAAACTGGATCAATGTGACTAAAAACATATCCGGTTTGCCGGAAGGTGGTTCGGTTTCTTGTATCGAGCCATCTCATTTTGATGCAAAAACCTGCTATGTATCATACAGACTCAATTATATAGGTGATACAAAATCATACATTTTTAAAACCACAGACAATGGTCTTACCTGGATAAAAATTAAGGGTGATATTCCGCAAAATCAATTATCCACCATTTTCCAGATCAAAGAAGACCCCGCATTAAAAGGTTTGTTGTATACCGGCACAGACAATGGCTTGTATTTTTCCCACAATGATGGTCAAAAATGGACACGGCTGAAAAATAACCTCCCTCCGGCGCCTGTATATGGTATTGCGGTTCAAAAGCACTTTGGCGACCTGGTGATTGGCACATACGGACGTGGTTTTTATATCCTGGATGACTTGACACCTATCAGAGAGTGGACAAACCAGGTGAAAGACAAATCTAATCATTTGTTTGGTATAAGACCGGCCTATAGATTTCAAAGATTACAAGGTACGCATGCTGAGGGAGGTGATTTTTCAGGTCAAAATCCTTCCTACGGGGCGACTATCAATTATTATCAAAAAGATACTTTATCAAAAGCTGCAAAAATTGTTGTCTTAAACATGTCGGGAGATACCATAAAAAAATATACGGCTATAAACAAATCCGGTATTTTCAGAACAAATTGGGATCTACGTGGAGAAGCAGCCAAACTGCCCAGACTGAGCACCAAACCAAGAGGCAATGATTGGCTGGAGTTGGACAAAGATGGTACAAGACCTATCTATCCCTGGGACTTAGATATGCAACCGGGTCTTAATGCACCTTTGGTACCTGAAGGAAAGTATAAAGTACAATATATTGCGGACAACAAAGTACAGGAACAAATAGTCGAAGTCAAAAAAGATCCCAATTTACCAAGCAGCACAGAAGATATCAAAAAGCAATACGAATTCGGTGTGAAACTCAACAGAGACATTAAAGTCACCACAAAGCTTATTGAAGATATGGAAAAACAAAGGGCAGCTTTACTCAAAGCCATAGCCAGTGAAAAATCAGACATAAAGAAAAAGGACCTGACTCATCTTGAAGAACAAATCTACCAATTAGAAAGTGGACTATTGGATTTGAAGCAGACCGGTGCAAGGCAAGATAACTTTAGAAATCCTGTGAATGTTCTGGAGCGTTTTCTTGCTATAGGAAAAGAGCTATTAGTATCCAGTGGAGACCATCCGCCTACCAACCAACAAGCAGAAGTCTATACATTGACCAATAAAAAATTAATATCTATTCAGGAAGCGCACAAAAAACTGATGGAATCAAAAGAGTGGAAGGCATGGATAGGGGACAGGCCTTAA
- a CDS encoding metal-dependent hydrolase: protein MDIITHTMSGVLVGATVASSAISTKAKINIILVGALGGCLPDIDAISLWSGFDDTFGKIFNLNHAGHEIYFSKFWYSHHGFFHSIAAIVVYLLLYVTVMKMDAIMAKKSTNVNYHAFVAFSGGYLAHILKDLPTPSGSWGGINLFWPSSEWIGGTGQTWWWNNYDIFLIVLVSCTINIIMAFWNTKWKKTVSITILSMAFFMIIFQINNRHFDFNASGYGAKESISLDIQREILGEKLFDFMVKLDNKIKINF, encoded by the coding sequence TTGGACATCATTACACATACCATGTCGGGAGTCTTAGTTGGAGCTACAGTCGCTTCATCTGCAATTAGCACCAAGGCAAAAATAAACATCATTCTGGTTGGAGCATTGGGAGGTTGTTTGCCGGACATTGACGCCATCAGTCTTTGGTCGGGATTTGATGATACTTTTGGAAAAATATTTAATCTCAATCATGCCGGACATGAGATATATTTCAGTAAGTTTTGGTACTCACATCATGGTTTTTTCCACTCCATAGCAGCGATAGTAGTATACCTATTGCTATATGTGACAGTAATGAAAATGGATGCAATAATGGCCAAGAAATCAACAAATGTAAACTATCATGCCTTTGTGGCATTTTCAGGTGGATATCTGGCACATATACTTAAAGACTTACCTACGCCTTCGGGAAGTTGGGGTGGTATCAATCTGTTCTGGCCTTCTTCTGAGTGGATTGGTGGTACCGGACAGACGTGGTGGTGGAACAATTATGATATATTTTTGATAGTTTTGGTCTCATGCACCATCAACATTATTATGGCCTTTTGGAATACTAAATGGAAGAAAACAGTTTCTATAACAATTTTGTCAATGGCTTTCTTTATGATCATTTTTCAAATCAACAACAGACATTTTGATTTCAATGCCAGTGGTTATGGGGCAAAAGAATCCATTTCACTGGACATCCAAAGGGAAATTCTTGGTGAAAAGCTTTTTGACTTCATGGTCAAATTGGATAATAAGATAAAGATCAATTTCTAA
- a CDS encoding type II toxin-antitoxin system RelE/ParE family toxin, with translation MSYNVLSIPPFNKQIKRLSKKYPSLKEEFLNLIESLEENPIQGIDLGNNCFKIRLSIASKGKGKSGGARVITNIFISSETVYLLAIYDKSEKENLSEKELIELLRFLPE, from the coding sequence ATGAGTTATAATGTTTTATCTATTCCGCCTTTTAATAAGCAAATAAAACGTTTAAGCAAAAAATACCCGTCTTTAAAAGAAGAATTCCTTAATTTAATTGAAAGCCTTGAAGAAAACCCTATTCAGGGTATCGATCTAGGTAACAATTGTTTTAAAATTCGACTATCTATCGCATCCAAGGGGAAAGGTAAAAGTGGAGGTGCAAGAGTAATTACAAATATATTCATTTCTTCTGAAACAGTATATTTGCTTGCCATTTATGACAAGTCTGAAAAAGAAAACCTGTCAGAAAAGGAACTGATCGAACTGCTGAGATTTTTGCCTGAATAG
- a CDS encoding amidohydrolase: MVNVDTSLLSEIKNLATSLRSEVVDIRRHLHMHPELSFEEVQTAAWICGQLDELVIPYTKNWAGNGIVAEIRSTNSDKVVALRADMDALPIMEANEVTYKSVHHGVMHACGHDVHMACLLGAVKILHKLQDKLPHSVRCIFQPGEEKLPGGASMMIREGVLENPVPSAILGQHVFPSLQAGKVGIRSGLYMASADEIFITVSGKGGHGGMPNECTDTILAASQMIVSLQQIVSRRNNPSTPSVLSFGKFQSDGGATNIIPDTIKIEGTFRTMDEDWRCQAHGLITSIAQDVCKAYGAKCDINIIKGYPCLINEPSLSTSVKTLMVAYLGVENVVDLPLRMTSEDFSFYSQVIPACFYRLGTGNSEKGITSPVHTPTFDIDESALEVGMGLLAWNAFNV; this comes from the coding sequence ATGGTGAATGTGGATACATCCCTTCTGAGTGAAATAAAAAACCTGGCAACATCTCTGCGTTCGGAAGTGGTGGATATAAGACGTCATCTCCACATGCATCCTGAGTTATCTTTTGAAGAGGTACAGACAGCTGCCTGGATCTGTGGTCAATTGGATGAATTGGTTATACCTTATACCAAAAATTGGGCAGGAAATGGAATTGTGGCAGAAATCCGTAGTACAAATTCTGACAAAGTAGTAGCGCTCAGAGCAGATATGGATGCGCTTCCTATTATGGAAGCCAATGAAGTCACATACAAATCAGTGCATCATGGAGTCATGCACGCATGTGGGCATGATGTACACATGGCTTGTTTATTGGGTGCTGTAAAAATTCTGCATAAATTACAAGACAAGCTTCCGCATTCTGTCAGATGTATCTTTCAACCAGGTGAAGAAAAACTTCCTGGTGGTGCATCCATGATGATCAGGGAAGGAGTCTTGGAAAATCCTGTTCCTTCAGCGATCCTGGGACAGCACGTTTTTCCATCTTTACAAGCCGGAAAAGTGGGAATCAGATCAGGGCTCTACATGGCATCGGCTGATGAGATATTTATCACAGTTTCGGGAAAAGGAGGTCATGGTGGAATGCCAAATGAGTGCACAGACACCATACTTGCGGCGTCACAGATGATCGTAAGTCTCCAGCAAATTGTGTCACGACGTAATAATCCATCAACACCATCCGTGCTCAGCTTTGGAAAGTTTCAGAGTGATGGAGGCGCTACCAATATCATACCGGATACCATAAAAATTGAAGGTACTTTTCGGACTATGGATGAAGATTGGCGGTGTCAGGCACACGGACTGATCACATCTATAGCACAGGATGTATGCAAAGCCTATGGTGCAAAATGTGATATCAATATCATCAAAGGATATCCTTGTCTGATCAATGAGCCATCTTTATCCACTTCTGTAAAAACATTGATGGTGGCTTATCTTGGGGTGGAAAATGTTGTTGACCTCCCGCTCAGAATGACATCTGAAGATTTTTCATTTTATTCTCAGGTGATCCCTGCATGTTTCTACAGATTAGGCACCGGAAATTCGGAAAAAGGGATAACATCTCCGGTACACACACCTACATTTGATATTGACGAAAGTGCTCTTGAAGTCGGTATGGGTCTTTTAGCATGGAATGCTTTCAATGTTTGA
- the tilS gene encoding tRNA lysidine(34) synthetase TilS codes for MLERFLSYIREKKIVSQDKKILLAVSGGQDSMVMTHLFHQAGYVIALAHINHRLRGKESDLDATLVRNYAEKYNIPFFQLDIDPTEFSSGNMQDKARKIRYAWLYQLAEEHHFDKIATAHHKDDMVETYFINLMRGSGLSGLDGIEAINGKIIRPLLFATRKEIEDFSTENSVNYREDSSNKSNKYLRNKLRNNILPSIYETDIRSYSGIVRSIENLSDTKKLLDFLIEKVSSEIITHKPTYISIQLNTFNTDPIYVQWLFHLIKTFGFNIDQTSDIINSKTSSGKRFLTDSHEAITDRAQLIIRRKGQVFNFDREIIIHSLPFSHEWADRKIIISEVSFEGKSMQDTHNTLYLNADRLTGKVILRGIMPGDKFKPSGMGGKSQVLSDFFTNHKVNLFDKEKLVVMTHDHEIIAIPGFRKSESVVINHNTKKIWKIELIRLSNIESIPC; via the coding sequence ATGCTTGAAAGGTTTTTATCTTATATTCGGGAGAAAAAAATAGTAAGTCAGGACAAAAAAATATTACTTGCCGTATCTGGTGGACAGGATTCCATGGTGATGACGCATCTTTTCCATCAGGCAGGTTATGTTATTGCTTTGGCCCATATCAACCACAGATTAAGGGGAAAAGAATCGGACTTAGATGCCACTTTGGTCCGAAACTATGCAGAAAAATATAACATCCCATTTTTTCAGCTTGATATTGATCCGACTGAATTTAGTAGCGGCAATATGCAGGACAAAGCCAGAAAAATCAGATATGCATGGTTGTATCAACTTGCTGAAGAGCATCATTTTGACAAAATTGCTACCGCACATCACAAAGACGATATGGTAGAAACGTATTTTATCAATCTCATGAGAGGAAGTGGATTGTCCGGGCTGGATGGTATTGAAGCAATAAATGGAAAAATCATCCGCCCATTACTTTTTGCAACCAGAAAAGAAATTGAAGATTTCAGTACTGAAAACTCCGTAAATTACAGAGAAGACAGTAGTAATAAGAGCAATAAATATCTGAGAAACAAACTTCGAAACAATATTTTACCATCCATTTATGAAACAGATATAAGATCATACTCCGGCATCGTAAGAAGTATTGAAAATCTCAGCGATACGAAAAAATTACTTGATTTTTTAATAGAAAAGGTTTCGTCAGAAATTATTACTCATAAGCCAACTTATATTAGTATTCAATTAAATACATTCAACACGGATCCGATATACGTTCAGTGGCTTTTTCATTTGATAAAAACCTTTGGATTTAATATCGACCAAACTTCAGATATTATAAACAGCAAAACATCTTCCGGCAAGCGTTTTTTGACAGATAGCCATGAAGCTATCACCGACCGCGCCCAACTCATCATCCGTCGTAAAGGCCAGGTTTTCAATTTTGATAGGGAAATAATAATCCATAGTCTGCCATTTTCTCATGAATGGGCCGATCGCAAAATCATCATTTCGGAAGTATCTTTTGAAGGTAAAAGCATGCAGGATACACATAACACCTTATACCTTAATGCAGATCGATTGACCGGAAAGGTAATATTACGCGGTATTATGCCAGGTGATAAATTCAAACCTTCAGGTATGGGCGGAAAATCTCAGGTGCTAAGTGACTTTTTCACCAACCATAAAGTAAATCTCTTTGATAAGGAAAAACTGGTAGTGATGACACATGATCATGAAATCATCGCCATACCAGGCTTTAGGAAATCCGAAAGCGTTGTCATCAATCATAATACTAAAAAAATCTGGAAAATTGAGCTGATAAGACTGTCAAACATTGAAAGCATTCCATGCTAA